The genomic DNA TGTTTGTTGTGAAAGAGAATGCACTACTATATCCGAAAGCAGATGGCCAAGTGCCGTTTGTATTTTGAACTTTTGCTACTTGTGTTCCACCAGTAGTGAATATACCTAAAGAATAGTTGTTATAAGTTGTATTAGGTAGTAAGTTGTTTACTTGAATCTTCATTTGGAAAATTTCATTGTTTGGTAGAATGCTAGGGTGTGTAACGACGTAGTCGCTTGTTGTTACCGCACCGTTATAACCGTATGAACCTGGTTTAAAAGTATTTGTATTAAACCATTGATAACCTGCATTTGGTGCACTCCAAGGTTCAGGTTGTGGTTCTGTTGATAAGCTTGGCTGTTCAAATGTTTGTAGAGCTGTAGGTGAATCAAGTTGTAAACCATTTACTTGATCTAAACTTGTAAATGTCTCTTTATTCGATAACCAATTTACGATGTTTTCTAATAAAATCGCATCGTTTTCTTCTTTATAACCATCGTAAGTTTTCTTTGTTTGGCCAGAATCTTCACGAACGTACTTTGGCGTTGCATCTTCAACAGGAGAAGAGTCACCAATAAAGGCAGCTTTTCCAAGTCCTATTTTTGCAATTGCAGCATATGGGCCTTCTGCAATACCACCGCCATTATAAACGCCACTATCAACAGCGTTATTCCATTTTGATGGATTTTCTGGAAGGTAAACAAGTCCTTTTGCTAGTTTTGGGTTTGTAATTGCTAGAGTAGAACCAGCATGCATTGCTACAGAAGAAACACCTTTTGTAATTCCGAAAGATTGTTCAGGCGATACAATTGTTTTCGCTGAAACATCACCAAGTGCATTGTAGCGGAAGCGAATACCGAAGTTGTCAGATAGCCAATCAGAGCTTTCTACTCCTTGCATAGCTTGTGAATTTGCTTCTTCATTAGACATTCCTTTTGCTGGATTATCCCAAGCACCGCGTCTATATCCATTAAATACTTCAGAAGAGTCCCAGCGATTTTTATTACGATCCGCATTGTAATGATCGGCAATAAAGAAGATACTACCACCATTTTTTACATATTGTAACATAGCGTCCTGCTCAGATTTTTTGTAAGGAATATTAGCTTCTGGAACGATAAATACATTGTAACCATTTAAGTCTTCGTACGTAATAGGTGTTGATTTACGAAGTTCTTTTACGTGATATCCGTTTTTTGCAATGCCGTTTCCGAAGTCAGAAAAGCCGCCGTCAATAACCCAGTCAGCTGTCCCAGCAGTTTGACCGTGTGTATTATCGAATAATACTTTCTTCCCATTGTTTTGATTTACAACTTTTGCAGCAATTTCAGGAGCTGGGTCTACAGAGCTTTCGGCATAAGTAGACGGTATGAACGAGGTCCCTATACTTAGTGTAATTGCTGTTGCTAAAGAAAATGTAATCCATTTTTTATTCTTCATAGAAGAATCCCCCTAATAATAAATATATGTGCTTTAATAATGTAATTTATTTTTCTGTAAAAATAAAGACGGAAAACATAAAAAATATTAAAAGATTGTAAAAATACCGTGAATTTTGTTGAGAAATATTTATATAGATATAAAAACACCCCTTCCAAGTAATAAGGAAGGGGTGTTTTGCTTAACTAATTTTTGAGTTAGGTGTTTCATCAATCTTATGAAACCCTTTCATGTAATATACGATTGCTAAGCCGATAAGCCAAATTGGGCCGACAATCAATGCAATTCGTGTATCTTCTGAATACGCCATTATACCTAGTACTAATACAAGGAAAACGAGTGAGAAATATGAGCTTAATGGGTATAAAGGCATTTTATATGATAACTTTTGTTTATTTTGAGTAGGTAAGCTTTTACGGAATTTAATTTGAGCAACTAATATAATTCCCCAAGTCCAAATTGCGCCGAAAGTTGAAATGCTAGTAAGCCATGTAAATACCTTTGCAGGTACGAGATAGTTTAATATAACACCAATGAGTAAAACGATAGCAGTTGCTACAATTCCTTGGCTTGGAATGCCGTTTTTATTTAAACGACCAAATCTTTCAGGAGCTTTTTTCTGCTGAGCTAATGTAAATAGCATACGGCCTGTACTAAATAAACCACCGTTACAAGAAGAAAGAGCTGCTGTTAATACGACAAAATTAATAATACCTGCTGCTTTTGCGATACCAATTTGCTGGAATGTTAATACGAATGGGCTTCCTTTCTCACCAAGTTCGTTCCATGGATAAATTGCCATCATAACGAATAGAGCTCCTACGTAGAACAGTAATATTCTCCAAAACACGTTATCAATTGCTTTTGCGAGTGTTTTCTTCGGATTTTGAGCTTCACCAGCTGTAACACCGATTAATTCAACGCCTAAATAAGCGAATAGTACCATCTGCATGGAGAGTAGTAACCCAGAAAAACCATTTGGGAACCAGCCGCCATGTGACCAAAGGTTTGAAATACCAGTAGCGATACCACCGTTTCCGAATCCGAATAAAATAATACCAGCTCCGACTACTATCATACAGATAATTGTGACAATTTTAATGAGAGCAAACCAAAACTCAAGTTCTCCAAATACTTTTACCGATAAGAAGTTAAAAGCGCTCATTAACAATAGAGCAAGTAATGCCCAAGTCCAGCGCGGGATATCTGGGAACCAGTACTGCATGTAAATACCAGCTGCTGTAATTTCAGCCATACAAGTAACAACCCATAAGAACCAGTAATTCCAACCAGTAATATAACCAGCGAGTGGGCTGATATAATCATATGCATATTTACTAAAAGAACCGGCAACAGGTTGTTCAATTGCCATTTCCCCGAGAGCTCGCATAATGAAAAAAATAACGAGTCCGGCAATCATATAGCCTAGTAAAATAGAAGGACCGGCTAGTTTAATAGCGGAAGCGGATCCTAAAAATAGCCCAACACCAATAGCTGAGCCAAGTGACATTAAAGTAATATGTCGTTCTTTTAAACCACGATTTAAAGTTCCAGATTTGTTTGTGTGCTGCATAAGAAGAATCCCCCTTGTAGAGTGAACGATATTTGAATGCGTTTGCTAAATATTTAACTATTTCAAATTATAAAACATTTCTATCTGTTATGCTACAAAAATAATCATAATGAACTGTACTACATCTGTACTTGTCAGACTTAAACTTAAAATTCGAACTATTAGGGAATATATTGACTCTTCTTTTTATTGATTGTTAAGATTAAGTATTATATTTTCTCACATACTAGTAAGAAAAGAATGTGTGATAATAATTCAGGTGTAGGAAGGGTACATAAGCATGTTTCAATTACAAAAATATAACACTTCTGTGAAGCAAGAGTTTTTAGCTGGCATCACAACTTTTTTTACATTTGCGTATATTCTTGTCATCAATCCAAAAATATTATCTGATGCAGGTGTACCATTTGACCAAGCGTTTACAGCAACAATTATTGCCACCGTTGTTGGAACAGTAGGTATGGCAATTTTCGCGAATTACCCGATTGTTATTGCTCCAGCTATGGGAATGAATGCATATTTTGCTTATTCTGTTGTACAGAAGGCAGAAGGGATTACATATGTAGTTGCCTTTTCAGCTGTATTTGTAACGGGGATTATTTTTCTTTTATTATCTTTTACTTCGTTTAGGCAAAAGTTAATTTTAGCAATTCCTGATAGTTTAAAGCATGCAATTGCAGGTGGAATTGGACTATTTATTGCTTTTATTGGATTGCGCCTTTCTGGAATTATCGTAGATCATCCGTCTAATTTAGTTACGATTGGTGATTTTCATTCTCCAGCTGTTATTTTAACTTTAATTGGTTTAATATTAGCGGCGGTATTAATGGCATTACGTGTGAGTGGTGCATTATTTATTAGTATGATTGTGACAGGAATTATCGCCTTCTTTACAGGGCAATTGAAGTTTGCTGATAAAATTGTGGCGATGCCTCATTTGCCAGAGGGTATTATCGTTTCAAACCCAACCAATGCATTTTCAGATGTAATTGAATACGGATTATATGGTGTTGTATTTTCATTTTTACTTGTACTTTTATTCGATACAACAGGTGCATTACTTGGTTTAATTAAACAAGCAGGTTTAATTACAGACAATACAGAGAAGCGTTTTGGTAAAGCGTTTATTGCAGATGCAATTGGAGGGACTACAGGTTCTATCTTTGGAACAAGCCCAACAGCAGCGACGATTGAATCGTCAGCAGGTATTGCTGCAGGTGGGAAAACTGGATTAACAGGGATTGTAGTTGTTGGTCTAACAATTATAACGGCATTTTTCAGTCCTGTTATTGCTTCTTTATCAAGTGTGGCCGCTATTACAGCTCCTTCATTAATTATAGTAGGTAGTTTAATGGCACAAAGCATTCGAGATATTAATTGGAATGAATTTGAAGATGCGTTACCAGCATTTTTGATTTTTATAGGTATTCCGTTAACATCTAGTATTGCAAATGGAATCGCAATTGGATTTTTAGTATATCCAGTTTTGAAAATTGTGAAGGGTAAAGGAAAGGAAGTACATCCATTACTATACTTATTTACAATTTTATTTGGATGTCATTTATTCTTATAATATAGATATAGGAGAGGGAGCTTCTTATGAGAGGCTCCTTTTTTGTGTATAATAAAGTGAGACTATAGGCAGTAGGGAGGATCCCCACTGTGTATTAGCCCGCACTAATTGGAATAAGGTGAAAACTTAATTGGTTTTGTAAAATATAAATTACTTAAAGGAATATATATGTTACAATAAAGGTGGAGGAGGAACATGAATGGCTGTAAGTAAAATAAAAGTCGCGCGTGTTCAGTTAGATTTAACACAGCAACAATTAGCAGAAAAAGTAGGCGTTACAAGGCAAACGATTAGTTTAATTGAGAAGGGGAAATACAATCCATCTTTAGATTTATGTTTGAAAATTTGTTATGCAGTAGATAAAACGTTGAATGAGTTGTTTTGGGAGGAAAAGGAGTGATAGGATGAAAATCGTGAAAGATGAACGTTTAATGATTGAAGGGTTAAAACATATTAGATTGGCTTTCATCTTACAAAATATCGTCATACTAGCTATCATCTTTTACCGCTATGTCTTGCAAGAGGCAGGATATGAAAGTGTTTCGGATTTATTAATGATATTTATTGGCGGGATCGTAGTTATTAACTTCTTAAATTTAAAACATTCTGTAGAGGTATATGAGCACACAGGCGGAGTGTCACGTAGCTATTTCATGAAATTATTATTAATTCCAGTAGGTATTATTATTGGGATATTAGCTGTTTGTATCATTGTAACACCAGATATCTCGATAAAAGAAATAAGTATAACAGCACTTATTATGTTTGCTTGTTTTTTAGTTCCTAGTTTATTTATCTACATATATATGAAAAAGATAAAAAGTGAAGATTGAAATATAAGAAAAGCTTTCCCGTATTGAGGAAAGCTTTTCTTATATCTTTTTATACAAAACTTTATGAAGGCCAATCGGTTCAATTTCAAAGATTTCACCATGCTCCTGAAAGTCTAATCGCTTGTAATAGTCAGTTACAGTAATACGGCCATTACACCATAGAATGTTTGCTTTCCGTTCTTTTAAAATTTGTTCTGCCGTCTGAATTAAGGAGCTTCCAGCTCTTTTGTTCCGAAAGTTAGGTAATGTTGCCATTCCTCGTAGTCTATAATGGATACCATTTTGCAAATCAGGATATATTTCTTTTGAGAAGGAAGCGATGCTAATTAACTCATCGTTTATAAAGGCACCTAAGTGGAATGTGTCTTTTTCGTAGTCAGAAGAGTATTTACAGTCTGCTAGGGACTGATTGGGACGCAACACCGCTTGGCGTAATAAGTGTGTCTCGGATGCATCAATATACTGCACAGTAATCATATTATCATCCTTTCTTATAAACCTTTTTCTATAAGTTGTATAAAGAAGTATGCAGGTGCAGCGAGAAGGCCGAGTATACTAGCGGTTCCTAGAAGGAGTGAAAGAAAAAGGCATGAGTATTTAACTCCATTTGATTTTTTCCAACCATAGCTGCAAATTTCAATGCTAACACCGATGAGAATAATGGCGACGAGTACTTCTGCTAATAATAAGAGAGCTAAAGTTACAATAGACATAATGTAATCCATCCTCATAATATGTGATAGTAACATTTTACCATATGAAAATTAAAAAATGCCCCTCAATTATGTGGGGGGCATTTTTTTTACTCTAATATGTTTTTTAGTGTATCGATATGCTCTTTTGAACCTGTTACAAGTAATGTATCACCGTGTTGTAGTCTTGTATCACCATGTGGTATTAATGCTTTATTACCGCGGTAGATTTGAATGACAAGTACATCACCTAAAAACGGGAGGCGGCGAAGCGCAATGCCGTTATATTTATTGCTGCGCAGTTCAACTTCGCGTACTGTTTCGTTTGCTGTTGTAATTAAGCGAACGAGACTAGGTTTATCAATAAGTGCACGTAATAAAATACGTGTAGAGTTAATTGTTGAGAATACAGCGATATGTTCTTGCGTTGCTTTTTCTTGTAGAAGTGGATCTTCTACACTTGCAATAACATGTTCAACACCTAGCTCTTTTGCATGTTCTGCCAATAATAAGTTTTGTTCATCATCGCTTGTTGCAACAACGACGCGATCTGCATCAAATGCTGTTTGTTCAGTTAATGATGCAATTGTGATGTCATCTAATTTCACGATAGGAAAGTCATGTGATTTCGCTTCTTCATCATTTATTTTGTTTTGACGCATCATATATAGCGTTACGTCATAATCTTCTCGTTTTAAATCTAGTGATAACGGAAGGGTAATTCTGCTCGCGCCAATAATAGCTACTTTTGGTTTTGGTGTTTCTACTTTTGGGAACATTTTTTTAAATAATATAGGTGCAAAAATACAAGTAATAACTGCGCTTAAAATAAGAGAGGCAGATAAACTTGGACTGATAATCCCCAGTTTTTCACCAATTTGTGCAGCTGCAATAACTAAAGAAAGTGTCGATGTTAATAAAATTGCACTTCCAAGTACGATATTACGTGGATACCATTTTCGTAAGACGAGTGATGGTAAGAGTTTTGAAATAAAGAGTCCTACAATTAAGATTGGGATCATTAGCATGCTAGAAGGTTCTTTGAAAATAGACCATACCTCTAGATTTACACCAACCATTACGAAGAAAATAGGGATGAAGAAACCATAGCCGATGGAATCAAGTTTTTC from Bacillus cereus G9842 includes the following:
- a CDS encoding GNAT family N-acetyltransferase, yielding MITVQYIDASETHLLRQAVLRPNQSLADCKYSSDYEKDTFHLGAFINDELISIASFSKEIYPDLQNGIHYRLRGMATLPNFRNKRAGSSLIQTAEQILKERKANILWCNGRITVTDYYKRLDFQEHGEIFEIEPIGLHKVLYKKI
- a CDS encoding DNA-binding protein — its product is MKNKKWITFSLATAITLSIGTSFIPSTYAESSVDPAPEIAAKVVNQNNGKKVLFDNTHGQTAGTADWVIDGGFSDFGNGIAKNGYHVKELRKSTPITYEDLNGYNVFIVPEANIPYKKSEQDAMLQYVKNGGSIFFIADHYNADRNKNRWDSSEVFNGYRRGAWDNPAKGMSNEEANSQAMQGVESSDWLSDNFGIRFRYNALGDVSAKTIVSPEQSFGITKGVSSVAMHAGSTLAITNPKLAKGLVYLPENPSKWNNAVDSGVYNGGGIAEGPYAAIAKIGLGKAAFIGDSSPVEDATPKYVREDSGQTKKTYDGYKEENDAILLENIVNWLSNKETFTSLDQVNGLQLDSPTALQTFEQPSLSTEPQPEPWSAPNAGYQWFNTNTFKPGSYGYNGAVTTSDYVVTHPSILPNNEIFQMKIQVNNLLPNTTYNNYSLGIFTTGGTQVAKVQNTNGTWPSAFGYSSAFSFTTNSLGSAEKVVNVQIDSNTTGQATLRLRQNTTAKYNETVTINKK
- a CDS encoding monovalent cation:proton antiporter family protein; translation: MEHHTSVLSLMVIVAIAFFVPLLLQRFKLKALPVVVAEIIAGIFVGKSGFNIIEPDIWLQVLSTLGFIFLMFLSGLEIDFSIFKQKGKKNTTNEPNTFQAASIIFLFIFILSYALSLLFVWLGFVDNAMFMTLIISTISLGVVVPTLKENNLGKTAIGQIILLVAVIADLVTMILLAVFVGLNSESGQSMWLLLLLFGAGIVIYFIAKRFKNIPYLDSLKAGSVQIDTRAVFALILILVGLSESVGAENILGAFLAGVLVSLLSPNEDMVEKLDSIGYGFFIPIFFVMVGVNLEVWSIFKEPSSMLMIPILIVGLFISKLLPSLVLRKWYPRNIVLGSAILLTSTLSLVIAAAQIGEKLGIISPSLSASLILSAVITCIFAPILFKKMFPKVETPKPKVAIIGASRITLPLSLDLKREDYDVTLYMMRQNKINDEEAKSHDFPIVKLDDITIASLTEQTAFDADRVVVATSDDEQNLLLAEHAKELGVEHVIASVEDPLLQEKATQEHIAVFSTINSTRILLRALIDKPSLVRLITTANETVREVELRSNKYNGIALRRLPFLGDVLVIQIYRGNKALIPHGDTRLQHGDTLLVTGSKEHIDTLKNILE
- a CDS encoding helix-turn-helix transcriptional regulator, whose product is MAVSKIKVARVQLDLTQQQLAEKVGVTRQTISLIEKGKYNPSLDLCLKICYAVDKTLNELFWEEKE
- a CDS encoding DUF4022 family protein; amino-acid sequence: MLLSHIMRMDYIMSIVTLALLLLAEVLVAIILIGVSIEICSYGWKKSNGVKYSCLFLSLLLGTASILGLLAAPAYFFIQLIEKGL
- a CDS encoding NCS2 family permease, giving the protein MFQLQKYNTSVKQEFLAGITTFFTFAYILVINPKILSDAGVPFDQAFTATIIATVVGTVGMAIFANYPIVIAPAMGMNAYFAYSVVQKAEGITYVVAFSAVFVTGIIFLLLSFTSFRQKLILAIPDSLKHAIAGGIGLFIAFIGLRLSGIIVDHPSNLVTIGDFHSPAVILTLIGLILAAVLMALRVSGALFISMIVTGIIAFFTGQLKFADKIVAMPHLPEGIIVSNPTNAFSDVIEYGLYGVVFSFLLVLLFDTTGALLGLIKQAGLITDNTEKRFGKAFIADAIGGTTGSIFGTSPTAATIESSAGIAAGGKTGLTGIVVVGLTIITAFFSPVIASLSSVAAITAPSLIIVGSLMAQSIRDINWNEFEDALPAFLIFIGIPLTSSIANGIAIGFLVYPVLKIVKGKGKEVHPLLYLFTILFGCHLFL
- a CDS encoding amino acid permease, whose product is MQHTNKSGTLNRGLKERHITLMSLGSAIGVGLFLGSASAIKLAGPSILLGYMIAGLVIFFIMRALGEMAIEQPVAGSFSKYAYDYISPLAGYITGWNYWFLWVVTCMAEITAAGIYMQYWFPDIPRWTWALLALLLMSAFNFLSVKVFGELEFWFALIKIVTIICMIVVGAGIILFGFGNGGIATGISNLWSHGGWFPNGFSGLLLSMQMVLFAYLGVELIGVTAGEAQNPKKTLAKAIDNVFWRILLFYVGALFVMMAIYPWNELGEKGSPFVLTFQQIGIAKAAGIINFVVLTAALSSCNGGLFSTGRMLFTLAQQKKAPERFGRLNKNGIPSQGIVATAIVLLIGVILNYLVPAKVFTWLTSISTFGAIWTWGIILVAQIKFRKSLPTQNKQKLSYKMPLYPLSSYFSLVFLVLVLGIMAYSEDTRIALIVGPIWLIGLAIVYYMKGFHKIDETPNSKIS